A window of the Gossypium arboreum isolate Shixiya-1 chromosome 2, ASM2569848v2, whole genome shotgun sequence genome harbors these coding sequences:
- the LOC128285334 gene encoding short chain aldehyde dehydrogenase 1-like → MFNNVGILGDNEVRMTHAAEDFKRMFDVNVLDGFLGGKYAARVMVLFKKGCILFTASLASKISISLAHAHKASKHAVVGLTKSLSVELGEHGIRVNCILPDGIVTPTFQKVIGNFDKKGEEMFAVSAVLKGTVLEPKDFAHATLNLASDEHKFISGVKLIGSYRERKNTGCAFALFQLFGFFPTNWYQSLVIVSDNYEN, encoded by the exons ATGTTCAACAATGTAGGCATTCTTGGTGACAATGAAGTAAGAATGACACATGCCGCTGAGGACTTCAAGAGAATGTTCGATGTCAATGTATTGGATGGTTTCTTAGGTGGCAAGTATGCTGCCAGGGTCATGGTTTTGTTTAAGAAAGGTTGCATACTCTTCACAGCAAGTCTTGCTTCAAAAATCTCCATCAGTCTCGCCCATGCACACAAGGCATCAAAGCATGCGGTAGTAGGGTTGACGAAAAGCTTGAGCGTGGAGTTAGGTGAGCATGGAATTAGAGTTAACTGCATTTTGCCTGATGGAATTGTGACCCCAACGTTCCAAAAAGTAATTGGGAATTTCGATAAGAAGGGAGAGGAGATGTTTGCGGTTTCAGCAGTGCTGAAAGGCACCGTATTGGAGCCTAAAGATTTTGCGCATGCAACACTCAATTTGGCAAGCGATGAGCATAAATTTATCAGTGGTGTTAAACTTATTGG GAGTTATAGGGAGAGAAAGAACACCGGTTGTGCTTTCGCTTTGTTTCAGTTGTTCGGTTTTTTCCCAACAAACTGGTATCAGAGCTTGGTTATTGTGTCAgataattatgaaaattaa